A genomic region of Papaver somniferum cultivar HN1 chromosome 7, ASM357369v1, whole genome shotgun sequence contains the following coding sequences:
- the LOC113299265 gene encoding protein KAKU4-like isoform X1, translated as MASFFRVRRNSDNESVGGKMSRGRRIVNYSPYARPSPSPAPAASSSSQSTEITKNGWFSGFVVPASRMIASGAGKIVSTVFGSQDSHSSSDNDSDGDDDEDIDSIDESDSDDNNDHISQRSDGINQNTIESHGTKFLERQPLAVAQRSESKLQIERLLMQETFSRDECNRLTKIIQSRVVESHASREGGNASRGAAQFGEEGRKSNSYLGYGVDSLSSGPLALHYAAIMESKKWLEEKKSESSPKLENSPLALTASPSNKYINVTEGEVGSPVLMAKTYMRSRPPWASPSSSHVGFRTPSPIRMPLVKEETPISDRSVFSSKFSRRSPLANDSQEILAELRRVRLKSEEAMLLSDSSIYIQTSASESGHKDGRTASRDGEHSNVELTTKSIDSAAMMMENDGLAIEITSSVPAVILSNENQDLEDPRFKESVEETARVNNTSEVEYRDDSKLPGGSSPLKEIDGTTERITANGAPPLASSLSAGLNVGPENEGSSESRLGIGLMPLEEETCEPLSKASVEIPSDNDEEIDSGATGPDTSSSRHLIENEPTSRKLNRTLVGKQLQEEKKIGKYSRRGRGRGKSQA; from the exons ATGGCGAGTTTTTTCAGGGTTCGTAGAAACTCTGATAAtgaatctgtaggagggaaaatGTCACGAGGTAGAAGAATTGTGAATTACTCTCCATATGCTCGACCTTCTCCTTCTCCTGCTCCTGCTGCTTCTTCATCGTCTCAGTCTACTGAAATTACTAAGAATGGTTGGTTTTCTGGATTTGTTGTTCCGGCATCTCGTATGATAGCTAGCGGTGCTGGGAAGATAGTTTCAACTGTTTTTGGTTCTCAAGATTCTCATTCTTCTTCTGATAATGATAGTGATGGTGACGACGACGAGGATATTGATTCCATTGACG AGAGTGATAGTGATGACAACAATGACCATATTTCACAACGGTCAGATGGTATAAATCAG AACACCATAGAATCACATGGAACAAAGTTCCTTGAGAGGCAGCCACTAGCAGTTGCGCAAAGGAGTGAATCCAAGCTTCAAATTGAACGGTTACTTATGCAAGAAACATTTTCAAG GGACGAATGCAACAGATTAACAAAGATTATTCAATCACGAGTTGTCGAGAGCCATGCCTCTAGGGAGGGTGGAAATGCTAGTCGAGGTGCTGCACAATTTGGTGAAGAAGGTCGGAAATCAAATTCGTATTTGGGCTATGGTGTCGATTCTCTTTCTTCTGGGCCTCTTGCTCTTCACTATGCAGCTATAATGGAGTCTAAGAAATGGTTGGAGGAGAAGAAGTCCGAGTCATCTCCAAAGTTGGAAAATAGCCCTCTAGCCCTCACTGCTAGTCCTTCTAATAAGTACATAAAT GTCACTGAAGGGGAAGTGGGTTCTCCTGTGCTGATGGCGAAGACGTATATGAGATCCAGGCCTCCTTGGGCTTCTCCATCATCAAGCCATGTTGGATTCAGAACACCGTCACCTATTCGGATGCCTCTAGTTAAGGAGGAGACCCCTATTAGTGATCGTTCTGTATTTTCATCAAAG TTCTCCAGAAGAAGCCCTCTTGCCAACGATTCACAGGAGATCCTTGCTGAATTAAGAAGAGTGCGTTTGAAGTCAGAAGAAGCTATGCTTCTATCAGATTCATCTATTTATATTCAAACATCTGCATCAGAGTCGGGCCATAAAGATGGTCGTACTGCCTCAAGAGATGGGGAGCATTCAAATGTTGAACTAACTACAAAATCAATTGATTCTGCTGCTATGATGATGGAAAATGATGGGCTAGCAATTGAAATTACTTCCTCTGTCCCAGCCGTGATTCTGTCAAATGAAAATCAG GATTTGGAGGATCCCCGCTTTAAGGAATCGGTGGAAGAAACAGCTCGCGTTAACAACACATCCGAAGTGGAATACAGAGACG ATTCAAAACTGCCAGGAGGTTCAAGTCCATTGAAGGAAATTGATGGAACAACTGAAAGAATTACTGCTAATGGTGCTCCTCCATTGGCATCAAG TTTGTCTGCAGGATTGAATGTAGGACCAGAGAATGAGGGGTCAAGTGAGAGTAGGTTGGGAATAGGCCTTATGCCATTGGAAGAAGAGACGTGTGAGCCTTTAAGCAAAGCTTCAGTTGAGATTCCAAGTGACAATGATGAAGAAATAGATAGTGGTGCCACTGGCCCTGATACTAGTTCAAGCAGGCACTTGATTGAAAATGAACCAACTTCAAGGAAGTTAAACCGTACTTTGGTGGGGAAGCAACTGCAAGAGGAAAAGAAAATTGGAAAATACAGCAGAAGAGGCAGAGGGAGAGGAAAATCACAAGCGTAA
- the LOC113299265 gene encoding protein KAKU4-like isoform X2 has protein sequence MASFFRVRRNSDNESVGGKMSRGRRIVNYSPYARPSPSPAPAASSSSQSTEITKNGWFSGFVVPASRMIASGAGKIVSTVFGSQDSHSSSDNDSDGDDDEDIDSIDESDSDDNNDHISQRSDGINQNTIESHGTKFLERQPLAVAQRSESKLQIERLLMQETFSRDECNRLTKIIQSRVVESHASREGGNASRGAAQFGEEGRKSNSYLGYGVDSLSSGPLALHYAAIMESKKWLEEKKSESSPKLENSPLALTASPSNKYINVTEGEVGSPVLMAKTYMRSRPPWASPSSSHVGFRTPSPIRMPLVKEETPISDRSVFSSKFSRRSPLANDSQEILAELRRVRLKSEEAMLLSDSSIYIQTSASESGHKDGRTASRDGEHSNVELTTKSIDSAAMMMENDGLAIEITSSVPAVILSNENQDLEDPRFKESVEETARVNNTSEVEYRDGSIRHLKKISMLKLSQKREQERKRRKQGL, from the exons ATGGCGAGTTTTTTCAGGGTTCGTAGAAACTCTGATAAtgaatctgtaggagggaaaatGTCACGAGGTAGAAGAATTGTGAATTACTCTCCATATGCTCGACCTTCTCCTTCTCCTGCTCCTGCTGCTTCTTCATCGTCTCAGTCTACTGAAATTACTAAGAATGGTTGGTTTTCTGGATTTGTTGTTCCGGCATCTCGTATGATAGCTAGCGGTGCTGGGAAGATAGTTTCAACTGTTTTTGGTTCTCAAGATTCTCATTCTTCTTCTGATAATGATAGTGATGGTGACGACGACGAGGATATTGATTCCATTGACG AGAGTGATAGTGATGACAACAATGACCATATTTCACAACGGTCAGATGGTATAAATCAG AACACCATAGAATCACATGGAACAAAGTTCCTTGAGAGGCAGCCACTAGCAGTTGCGCAAAGGAGTGAATCCAAGCTTCAAATTGAACGGTTACTTATGCAAGAAACATTTTCAAG GGACGAATGCAACAGATTAACAAAGATTATTCAATCACGAGTTGTCGAGAGCCATGCCTCTAGGGAGGGTGGAAATGCTAGTCGAGGTGCTGCACAATTTGGTGAAGAAGGTCGGAAATCAAATTCGTATTTGGGCTATGGTGTCGATTCTCTTTCTTCTGGGCCTCTTGCTCTTCACTATGCAGCTATAATGGAGTCTAAGAAATGGTTGGAGGAGAAGAAGTCCGAGTCATCTCCAAAGTTGGAAAATAGCCCTCTAGCCCTCACTGCTAGTCCTTCTAATAAGTACATAAAT GTCACTGAAGGGGAAGTGGGTTCTCCTGTGCTGATGGCGAAGACGTATATGAGATCCAGGCCTCCTTGGGCTTCTCCATCATCAAGCCATGTTGGATTCAGAACACCGTCACCTATTCGGATGCCTCTAGTTAAGGAGGAGACCCCTATTAGTGATCGTTCTGTATTTTCATCAAAG TTCTCCAGAAGAAGCCCTCTTGCCAACGATTCACAGGAGATCCTTGCTGAATTAAGAAGAGTGCGTTTGAAGTCAGAAGAAGCTATGCTTCTATCAGATTCATCTATTTATATTCAAACATCTGCATCAGAGTCGGGCCATAAAGATGGTCGTACTGCCTCAAGAGATGGGGAGCATTCAAATGTTGAACTAACTACAAAATCAATTGATTCTGCTGCTATGATGATGGAAAATGATGGGCTAGCAATTGAAATTACTTCCTCTGTCCCAGCCGTGATTCTGTCAAATGAAAATCAG GATTTGGAGGATCCCCGCTTTAAGGAATCGGTGGAAGAAACAGCTCGCGTTAACAACACATCCGAAGTGGAATACAGAGACG GTTCTATTAGGCATTTAAAGAAAATATCGATGTTAAAACTTAGCCAGAAGCGGGAGCAAGAAAGGAAGAGACGGAAGCAAGGATTGTGA